A genomic window from Halorubrum lacusprofundi ATCC 49239 includes:
- a CDS encoding aminotransferase class IV produces MGEDPGGADDAAEELRYHVDGEIVPASQATVSVEDRGFAYGDAAFETLRAYGGEVFRWDDHAARLADTCETLGLDHGLSEIDLKARIDETLAANDLAEAYVKLSITRGVQPGTLDPRPEVDPTVVVIAKPLARGGVDSTPVHDGPAALQTTKTRKPSSRALPADAKTHNYLNGILARLELRVTGADEALMLDPDGNVAEGATANLFFADGTALKTPSLDGPILPGVTRRTVIEIAEAEGIPVEEGTYAPDAVREADEVFLTNSTWEIRPVETVDGIGVDGDGEGVEGPLTALLSRLFDRRVEEAYYDGERL; encoded by the coding sequence ATGGGTGAGGACCCGGGCGGGGCGGACGACGCGGCCGAGGAACTCCGCTACCACGTCGACGGCGAGATCGTCCCCGCCTCGCAGGCGACCGTCTCCGTCGAGGACCGCGGGTTCGCCTACGGCGACGCCGCCTTCGAGACCCTGCGCGCGTACGGCGGCGAGGTGTTCCGGTGGGACGACCACGCCGCGCGACTCGCGGACACCTGCGAGACGCTCGGGCTCGACCACGGGCTCTCCGAGATCGACCTGAAAGCCCGGATCGACGAGACGCTCGCCGCGAACGACCTCGCTGAGGCGTACGTGAAGCTCTCTATCACGCGTGGGGTCCAGCCCGGCACGCTCGACCCGCGGCCCGAGGTCGACCCCACCGTCGTCGTGATCGCGAAGCCCCTCGCCCGCGGCGGCGTCGACTCGACACCGGTCCACGACGGCCCCGCCGCGCTCCAGACGACGAAGACCCGAAAGCCCTCCTCGCGGGCGCTCCCGGCCGACGCGAAGACGCACAACTACCTCAACGGAATCCTCGCACGGCTGGAACTGCGCGTGACCGGTGCCGACGAGGCGCTGATGCTCGATCCGGACGGCAACGTCGCCGAGGGGGCGACCGCGAACCTCTTCTTCGCCGACGGCACCGCACTCAAGACGCCCTCGCTCGACGGGCCGATCCTCCCGGGCGTGACGCGTCGCACCGTGATCGAGATCGCGGAGGCGGAGGGGATTCCGGTCGAGGAGGGGACGTACGCGCCGGACGCGGTGCGCGAGGCGGACGAGGTTTTTCTCACCAACTCGACGTGGGAGATCCGGCCGGTCGAGACGGTGGACGGTATCGGGGTCGACGGCGACGGCGAGGGCGTCGAGGGACCGCTGACCGCGCTGCTCTCGCGGCTGTTCGATCGGCGCGTGGAGGAAGCGTACTACGACGGCGAGCGGCTATAA
- the kdgK1 gene encoding bifunctional 2-dehydro-3-deoxygluconokinase/2-dehydro-3-deoxygalactonokinase has protein sequence MVGVTDLVTFGETMLRLSPPRGERLETTETLDVQAGGAESNVAVGAARLGADAVWLSKLPESPLGRRIIGELRSHGVRTGVSWADPEASRLGTYYLEHGGEPRGTNVIYDRADAAITTVTPAELPTGALEAAEYFHTTGITPALSERAAETTTALLRAAGDAGATRSFDLNYRAKLWDPETARAAYEDLFEHVDTLFVPRRDAREVLDREGDAVEIAHGLASAFDFETVVVTRGTEGAVALRNGEVYEQGVFEADTYDAIGTGDAFVAGYLAKRIDGGEMADSLEWAAAAAALKRTVDGDLAVITPGDVESVVDGAGGINR, from the coding sequence GGCTGGAGACCACCGAGACCCTCGACGTGCAGGCGGGCGGCGCGGAGAGCAACGTCGCGGTCGGCGCCGCGCGACTCGGCGCCGACGCCGTCTGGCTCTCGAAGCTCCCGGAGTCGCCGCTCGGGCGCCGAATCATCGGCGAGCTCCGAAGCCACGGCGTCCGGACGGGCGTGTCGTGGGCCGATCCCGAGGCGAGCCGGCTGGGGACGTACTACCTCGAACACGGCGGGGAGCCGCGCGGGACGAACGTGATCTACGACCGCGCGGACGCCGCGATCACGACGGTCACGCCCGCGGAGCTGCCGACCGGGGCGCTGGAGGCGGCCGAGTACTTCCACACGACCGGGATCACGCCCGCGCTCTCGGAGCGGGCCGCGGAGACGACGACGGCCCTGCTCCGCGCCGCGGGCGACGCCGGCGCGACGCGCTCGTTCGACCTCAACTACCGGGCGAAGCTCTGGGACCCCGAGACCGCTCGCGCCGCCTACGAGGACCTCTTCGAGCACGTCGACACCCTGTTCGTCCCCCGGCGGGACGCCCGCGAGGTACTGGACCGCGAGGGCGACGCGGTCGAGATCGCTCACGGGCTCGCGTCCGCGTTCGACTTCGAGACCGTGGTCGTCACCCGCGGCACGGAGGGCGCCGTCGCGCTCCGGAACGGCGAGGTGTACGAGCAGGGCGTCTTCGAGGCCGACACCTACGACGCGATCGGCACCGGCGACGCGTTCGTCGCCGGCTACCTCGCGAAGCGGATCGACGGGGGCGAGATGGCCGACTCGCTGGAGTGGGCCGCCGCGGCCGCCGCCCTGAAGCGCACCGTCGACGGCGACCTCGCGGTGATCACGCCCGGCGACGTCGAGAGCGTCGTCGACGGCGCGGGCGGGATCAACCGATAG
- a CDS encoding anthranilate synthase component II — MTGVGGDDDDAGWRPGAGDSDVRVLVVDNYDSFAYNLVQYVGEVAGAVAVRRNDAVDLAGIRALDPDGVVISPGPGTPAEAGVSIDAFALDRPVFGVCLGHQALCASRGSRVRHAPEVVHGKPSTIAHDGEGVFAGLPDRLRVGRYHSLCVEREDLPDELVETARTEDESEVVMGVRHREKPHIGVQFHPESILTPRGKALVRNFVEVCEDG; from the coding sequence ATGACGGGGGTTGGCGGCGATGATGACGACGCCGGCTGGCGCCCCGGCGCCGGCGACTCGGACGTGCGGGTCCTCGTCGTCGACAACTACGACTCGTTCGCGTACAACCTCGTCCAGTACGTCGGCGAGGTCGCCGGCGCGGTCGCGGTGCGGCGCAACGACGCGGTCGATCTGGCCGGGATCCGCGCGCTCGACCCCGACGGCGTCGTCATCTCTCCGGGACCGGGCACCCCCGCAGAGGCCGGGGTCTCGATCGACGCCTTCGCGCTGGACCGCCCCGTGTTCGGCGTCTGTCTCGGCCACCAGGCGCTGTGCGCGAGTCGCGGGAGCCGGGTGCGCCACGCGCCCGAGGTCGTCCACGGGAAGCCGTCGACGATCGCCCACGACGGCGAGGGCGTGTTCGCGGGGCTCCCCGATCGGCTCCGCGTCGGCCGGTACCACTCGCTCTGCGTCGAGCGCGAGGACCTCCCCGACGAACTCGTCGAGACCGCCCGCACCGAGGACGAGAGCGAGGTCGTGATGGGCGTGCGCCACCGCGAGAAGCCACATATCGGCGTGCAGTTCCACCCCGAAAGCATCCTGACGCCGCGCGGGAAAGCATTGGTGCGGAACTTCGTGGAGGTGTGCGAGGATGGGTGA